A genomic window from Artemia franciscana chromosome 14, ASM3288406v1, whole genome shotgun sequence includes:
- the LOC136035189 gene encoding zinc finger protein 664-like isoform X1, which yields MDLPQIANMAEDNMASVIKNELEDALPSNSEDFCDVQDVCMSSKHEVFPFFSFPVSSGSHKIEPENPDLDSICFDNQAVGVEGPSSSDVDILIGTSSESEPEIKSFRRQKTYFDNGLQSKKYSKYESYQEIHAGEKPYKCDVCKHCFSKSRDFILHQQVHTGGKSFKCVVCKKFFSELSSLIQHERVHTGEKSLKCVVCNRSFSNSSNLKRHQMLHTDEKLFKCDICEKSFSQADYLNKHQRVHTGEKPFKCDVCQKSFSHSGNLRQHQRLHTGEKLYECGLCDKTFCNTVSLIKHKRVHTGEKPFKCHVCDKSFSESSTLNNHQRVHTGEKPFKCDVCEKSFSQAGNLFQHQRMHTGNKPFKCDLCDKSFFQKGDSIKHKRVHTGEKPFKCNSCDKSFSASSALSRHQKVHAGD from the exons ATGGACCTGCCTCAAATAGCCAATATGGCTGAAGACAATATGGCTTCTGTTATTAAGAATG aacttGAGGATGCTCTACCAAGCAACAGTGAGGATTTCTGTGACGTTCAAGACGTTTGCATGTCTTCAAAACatgaagtttttccttttttttctttccctgtCTCTTCCGGATCTCATAAAATTGAGCCTGAGAACCCAGACCTGGACTCCATATGTTTTGACAATCAAG CTGTTGGAGTTGAAGGTCCTTCATCTAGTGATGTCGACATACTCATAGGAACTTCCAGTGAATCTGAACCtgaaataaaaagctttagaaggcagaaaacatattttgataATGGTCTACAGAGTAAAAAGTACAGTAAATACGAAAGTTATCAAGAAATACACGCAGGAGAAAAACCATATAAATGTGATGTGTGCAaacattgtttttctaaatcaaGGGATTTTATTCTACACCAGCAAGTGCATACTGGTGGGAAATCATTTAAATGCGTTGTatgtaaaaaattcttttccgaATTGAGCAGTTTGATTCAGCACGAAAGAGTACATACGGGTGAAAAATCGTTAAAATGTGTTGTGTGTAATAGGAGCTTCTCTAATTCGAGCAATTTAAAAAGACATCAAATGCTTCATACCGatgaaaaactatttaaatgtgaTATTTGTGAGAAGAGCTTTTCTCAGGCGGATTATTTAAATAAGCATCAAAGAGTACATACTGGTGAgaaaccatttaaatgtgatGTATGTCAGAAGAGCTTTTCTCATTCTGGAAATTTGCGTCAGCACCAAAGATTGCACACAGGTGAGAAACTCTATGAATGTGGTTTATGTGACAAGACCTTTTGTAACACCGTTAGTTTGATTAAGCATAAACGAGTACATACTGGTGAGAAGCCGTTTAAATGTCATGTATGTGACAAGAGCTTTTCTGAATCAAGCACTTTGAATAATCATCAAAGAGTCCATACTGGTGAGAAACCATTCAAATGTGATGTATGTGAAAAGAGCTTTTCTCAAGCTGGTAATTTGTTTCAACACCAAAGAATGCACACTGGTAACaaaccatttaaatgtgatTTATGTGACAAGAGCTTTTTTCAGAAGGGTGATTCGATTAAGCATAAAAGAGTACATACAGGTGAGAAGCCGTTTAAATGTAATTCATGTGACAAGAGCTTTTCTGCATCAAGTGCTTTGAGCAGGCATCAAAAAGTTCATGCTGGTGATTAA
- the LOC136035189 gene encoding zinc finger protein 664-like isoform X2: MSSKHEVFPFFSFPVSSGSHKIEPENPDLDSICFDNQAVGVEGPSSSDVDILIGTSSESEPEIKSFRRQKTYFDNGLQSKKYSKYESYQEIHAGEKPYKCDVCKHCFSKSRDFILHQQVHTGGKSFKCVVCKKFFSELSSLIQHERVHTGEKSLKCVVCNRSFSNSSNLKRHQMLHTDEKLFKCDICEKSFSQADYLNKHQRVHTGEKPFKCDVCQKSFSHSGNLRQHQRLHTGEKLYECGLCDKTFCNTVSLIKHKRVHTGEKPFKCHVCDKSFSESSTLNNHQRVHTGEKPFKCDVCEKSFSQAGNLFQHQRMHTGNKPFKCDLCDKSFFQKGDSIKHKRVHTGEKPFKCNSCDKSFSASSALSRHQKVHAGD, encoded by the exons ATGTCTTCAAAACatgaagtttttccttttttttctttccctgtCTCTTCCGGATCTCATAAAATTGAGCCTGAGAACCCAGACCTGGACTCCATATGTTTTGACAATCAAG CTGTTGGAGTTGAAGGTCCTTCATCTAGTGATGTCGACATACTCATAGGAACTTCCAGTGAATCTGAACCtgaaataaaaagctttagaaggcagaaaacatattttgataATGGTCTACAGAGTAAAAAGTACAGTAAATACGAAAGTTATCAAGAAATACACGCAGGAGAAAAACCATATAAATGTGATGTGTGCAaacattgtttttctaaatcaaGGGATTTTATTCTACACCAGCAAGTGCATACTGGTGGGAAATCATTTAAATGCGTTGTatgtaaaaaattcttttccgaATTGAGCAGTTTGATTCAGCACGAAAGAGTACATACGGGTGAAAAATCGTTAAAATGTGTTGTGTGTAATAGGAGCTTCTCTAATTCGAGCAATTTAAAAAGACATCAAATGCTTCATACCGatgaaaaactatttaaatgtgaTATTTGTGAGAAGAGCTTTTCTCAGGCGGATTATTTAAATAAGCATCAAAGAGTACATACTGGTGAgaaaccatttaaatgtgatGTATGTCAGAAGAGCTTTTCTCATTCTGGAAATTTGCGTCAGCACCAAAGATTGCACACAGGTGAGAAACTCTATGAATGTGGTTTATGTGACAAGACCTTTTGTAACACCGTTAGTTTGATTAAGCATAAACGAGTACATACTGGTGAGAAGCCGTTTAAATGTCATGTATGTGACAAGAGCTTTTCTGAATCAAGCACTTTGAATAATCATCAAAGAGTCCATACTGGTGAGAAACCATTCAAATGTGATGTATGTGAAAAGAGCTTTTCTCAAGCTGGTAATTTGTTTCAACACCAAAGAATGCACACTGGTAACaaaccatttaaatgtgatTTATGTGACAAGAGCTTTTTTCAGAAGGGTGATTCGATTAAGCATAAAAGAGTACATACAGGTGAGAAGCCGTTTAAATGTAATTCATGTGACAAGAGCTTTTCTGCATCAAGTGCTTTGAGCAGGCATCAAAAAGTTCATGCTGGTGATTAA